The Streptomyces sp. 11x1 genomic sequence ATCTGCGCGCCGCCCTGGGTGAACGGGAACACCGCCCGGTCCACCCGCTCGGCCAGCTCGCTCCCGCACAGCAGCATCCCTCCGCGCGGGCCCCGCAGCACCTTGTGCGTGGTGGCGCACACGATGTCGGCGTACGGCACCGGGTTGGGCGCCGCTCCCCCGGCGACCAGCCCGATCGGATGGGCCGCGTCGGCGATGAGATAGGCGCCCACCTCGTCGGCGACCTCGCGGAAGAAGGCGTAGTCGAGGTGCCGGGGGTAGGAGATGGATCCGCACACGATGGCCTTGGGCCGGTGGGTGCGGGCCAGGGTGCGCACCTGCTCGCGGTCGACCAGCCCCGACTCGGCCTCCACGCCGTACCCGACGAAGTCGAACCAGCGGCCGGAGAAGTTGGCGGGTGAGCCGTGGGTGAGATGGCCGCCGAAGTGCAGGCCCATCGCGAGGACGGTGTCGCCGGGGCGCAACAGGGCGGCGTAGGCGGCCAGGACGGCCGAGGAACCCGAGTGCGACTGGACGTTGGCGTGCTCGGCCCCGAACAGTGCCTTGGCGCGCTCCACGGCGAGCCGTTCGGCGACGTCCGCCATCTCGCAGCCGCCGTGGTACCGGGCCCCCGGATACCCCTCCGCGTACTTGTTCGCGAGCGGTGATCCCAACGCGGCCAGCACCGCGGGCGAGGTGAAGTTCTCCGCGGCGACGAGCTGCAGCGTCGTCGCCTGCCGATCCCGCTCCCCGAGCAGGATGTCGGCCAGCTCGGGGTCCTGCCGCCGCAGGACATCCGCCTCGAGAACAGGGGTGACCGACATGATGCGCTCCGGGGCGTCGACGATGACGTAGCACCAATGTAGGCCCGGGACGCCCGGGATGCCCGGTGTCGTGCCGTACGGACCGGAGCCCGGCGCCGGCTACGCCCTGGCCGGCACCCCCGTCAGTGCCGTCACCACCGGAGCCGATCCCCGACGCATCTCTCGCGG encodes the following:
- the glyA gene encoding serine hydroxymethyltransferase — encoded protein: MSVTPVLEADVLRRQDPELADILLGERDRQATTLQLVAAENFTSPAVLAALGSPLANKYAEGYPGARYHGGCEMADVAERLAVERAKALFGAEHANVQSHSGSSAVLAAYAALLRPGDTVLAMGLHFGGHLTHGSPANFSGRWFDFVGYGVEAESGLVDREQVRTLARTHRPKAIVCGSISYPRHLDYAFFREVADEVGAYLIADAAHPIGLVAGGAAPNPVPYADIVCATTHKVLRGPRGGMLLCGSELAERVDRAVFPFTQGGAQMHTIAAKAVAFGEAATPAFTAYAHQVVANARVLARGLAEEGLVVVTGGTDTHLLTVDTAPLGIEGRTAKGRLAAAGMVLDCCALPHGDARGLRLGTAALTTQGMGEAEMVRLAALFAGALRDGGDGKRTREEVRDLAGRFPPYPR